The following proteins are co-located in the Eublepharis macularius isolate TG4126 chromosome 5, MPM_Emac_v1.0, whole genome shotgun sequence genome:
- the KISS1 gene encoding metastasis-suppressor KiSS-1: MSLFSSMLLLLFLVRAHFGKPANSFSLLKDTWHEDELAKNFVIPIHWANAMPCPERQSSSGTPSLKSAPPLLCKRQEHQMQSWQGMHPVKSRVISIPQEALLVEREKDLSTYNWNSFGLRYGKRQAVKAKMKI, translated from the exons ATGAGCTTGTTCAGTTCCATGCTGCTGCTCCTGTTCctggtcagggctcattttggaaAGCCTGCAAACAGCTTTTCTCTTCTTAAAGACACCTGGCATGAAG ATGAACTTGCCAAAAACTTTGTCATCCCAATCCATTGGGCTAATGCCATGCCatgtcctgaaaggcagtctaGCTCTGGGACACCAAGTCTGAAATCCGCACCACCCCTTCTGTGCAAGCGGCAGGAACACCAAATGCAATCATGGCAAGGGATGCATCCGGTGAAGAGCAGAGTGATCTCCATCCCACAGGAGGCATTGCTGGTGGAACGGGAGAAAGACCTCTCCACCTATAACTGGAATTCATTTGGCTTAAGATATGGCAAACGGCAAGCAGTGAAAGCCAAGATGAAAATATGA
- the GOLT1A gene encoding vesicle transport protein GOT1A: protein MEITELQKIGVGLVGFGAFFLLFGMMLYMDSVLLAFGNILFLSGLAIIIGLRRTFGFFFQRQKLKGSSFFLGGILIVLLRWPVLGMLLETYGFINLFRNFFPIAFGFLGSLVNIPFLSKLFQKLGDTSSLV, encoded by the exons ATGGAGATCACGGAGCTCCAGA AGATTGGTGTGGGACTTGTAGGCTTTGGggcatttttccttctttttggaATGATGTTGTACATGGACTCAGTGCTTCTGGCATTTGGAAAC ATCCTGTTCTTGTCTGGACTGGCCATTATTATTGGACTAAGGAGGACCTTTGGCTTCTTCTTCCAGAGACAAAAGCTTAAGGGGTCTTCTTTCTTTTTGGGTGGCATTCTCATTGTCTTGCTTAGATGGCCTGTCCTGGGCATGCTGCTGGAGACCTATGGCTTCATTAACCTCTTCAG GAACTTCTTCCCAATTGCCTTTGGATTTCTGGGATCATTGGTGAATAttccatttttgagcaag CTGTTCCAGAAACTTGGAGACACCAGCTCCCTGGTGTAG